Proteins from a genomic interval of Amycolatopsis sp. cg13:
- a CDS encoding heavy metal translocating P-type ATPase has product MSTQTAAPAATPTRQLDLAVGGMTCAACAARVERSLGKLAGVRATVNYATERATVHYPPDLDPASLVATIERAGYTATVRGETTPENRDARVRDLRRRLIVAAVLAVPLGNLSITLALVPSLRFPLWELVCLLLATPVVFWSAAPFHRAALRNLRHRSSSMDTLVSLGVLASYLWSAASVLIGSGTEAGYWVGFGATAPGADSVYLDVAAGVTTFLLAGRYFEARSRRGAADLLGALDALAAKDVRILRAEGEVLVGIGELAVGDRFVVRPGEKIAADGTVGSGLSTVDVSAITGEPVPAEVGPGNRVIGGSINLNGRLMVRAEAVGARSQLAQMSALAERAQERKAAVQRLADRVCAVFVPVVSALAVLTLAGWLLSGNPVRDAFGAAVSVLIIACPCALGLATPTALMVGVGRGAQLGILVKGPDALEASRAVDTVVLDKTGTVTQGRMTLAETRAFGSFSATEVLRLAAAVEASSEHPIAAAIVAGGPDVLPAAAEFEALPGLGARGVVDGTAVVVGRPRLLVGEGVSVGPEVEAEVASAEAGGATVVLVAKGGEVAGMLVVRDEVKPSARAAVAQLHRLGLKTVLLTGDNEATAQAVAAEVGIPEVLAGVLPSEKAAAVSALQRKGHRVAMVGDGVNDAPALATADLGLAVAEGTDLALRSADIILVRDDLSVLPDAIRLAQRTLRTIRGNLVWAFGYNVAALPLAACGLLNPLIAGAAMSLSSVLVVANSLRLRNFAPGR; this is encoded by the coding sequence ATGTCCACGCAGACCGCCGCCCCCGCGGCGACCCCGACCCGTCAACTCGATCTCGCCGTCGGCGGGATGACCTGTGCCGCTTGCGCGGCGCGCGTCGAGCGTTCCCTCGGCAAGCTCGCCGGCGTCCGCGCCACGGTGAACTACGCGACCGAACGCGCGACCGTCCACTATCCGCCCGACCTTGACCCCGCCTCGCTGGTCGCGACGATCGAGCGGGCGGGCTACACTGCGACTGTCCGCGGCGAAACGACCCCGGAAAACCGCGACGCGCGAGTGCGCGATCTGCGCCGTCGGCTGATCGTGGCCGCGGTCCTGGCTGTCCCGCTGGGAAACCTGTCGATCACGCTCGCGCTCGTGCCGTCGTTGCGATTCCCGTTGTGGGAGCTGGTGTGCCTGCTGCTCGCGACGCCGGTCGTCTTCTGGTCGGCGGCGCCGTTCCACCGGGCCGCGCTGCGCAATCTGCGGCACCGATCGTCCAGTATGGACACTCTCGTTTCCTTGGGCGTGCTGGCGTCCTACCTGTGGTCGGCGGCCTCGGTGCTGATCGGATCGGGCACCGAGGCGGGTTACTGGGTCGGGTTCGGCGCGACCGCGCCGGGTGCGGATTCGGTGTACCTCGACGTCGCGGCAGGCGTGACGACGTTCCTGCTCGCCGGCAGGTACTTCGAGGCGCGGTCCCGGCGCGGCGCGGCGGACCTGCTCGGTGCGCTGGACGCGCTGGCGGCCAAGGACGTGCGGATTCTGCGCGCGGAAGGCGAAGTGCTGGTCGGAATCGGCGAACTGGCGGTCGGCGACCGGTTCGTGGTGCGGCCGGGGGAGAAGATCGCCGCTGACGGAACCGTCGGCAGCGGCCTGTCCACAGTGGACGTAAGTGCCATCACGGGAGAACCGGTTCCGGCGGAAGTCGGGCCGGGAAACCGAGTGATCGGCGGGAGCATCAACCTGAACGGCAGGCTGATGGTGCGCGCGGAGGCGGTCGGGGCGCGGTCGCAGCTGGCGCAGATGAGCGCGCTGGCCGAGCGGGCGCAGGAGCGGAAGGCGGCGGTGCAGCGGCTGGCCGACCGGGTGTGCGCGGTGTTCGTCCCCGTGGTTTCGGCGCTTGCCGTGCTCACCCTGGCAGGGTGGTTGCTCAGCGGGAACCCGGTGCGGGATGCGTTCGGGGCGGCGGTGTCCGTGCTGATCATCGCGTGCCCGTGTGCGTTGGGGCTTGCGACGCCGACAGCGTTGATGGTCGGCGTCGGGAGAGGCGCGCAGCTCGGGATCCTGGTGAAGGGCCCGGACGCGCTCGAGGCGAGTCGTGCGGTGGACACCGTCGTGCTGGACAAGACCGGCACGGTGACCCAGGGGCGGATGACTCTCGCCGAGACCAGGGCGTTCGGGTCGTTTTCGGCGACGGAAGTCCTTCGCCTCGCGGCCGCGGTGGAAGCATCGTCAGAACACCCGATCGCAGCAGCGATTGTCGCCGGTGGACCGGATGTACTTCCGGCCGCTGCGGAGTTCGAGGCCTTGCCGGGGTTGGGCGCACGCGGGGTCGTCGACGGGACGGCGGTAGTGGTCGGGCGGCCCAGGTTGCTGGTCGGCGAAGGGGTTTCGGTTGGCCCGGAGGTCGAGGCCGAAGTGGCGTCGGCGGAGGCTGGCGGGGCGACGGTCGTGCTTGTTGCGAAAGGCGGCGAGGTCGCGGGCATGCTCGTAGTGCGGGACGAGGTGAAGCCGTCGGCGCGGGCGGCGGTCGCGCAGTTGCATCGGCTGGGATTGAAGACGGTGCTGCTGACCGGCGATAACGAGGCGACGGCGCAGGCGGTCGCGGCGGAGGTCGGGATTCCCGAGGTGCTCGCCGGGGTTTTGCCGAGCGAGAAGGCGGCGGCGGTGTCCGCGTTGCAGCGCAAGGGACATCGGGTAGCGATGGTCGGCGACGGAGTGAACGACGCTCCGGCGCTGGCGACCGCTGATCTCGGGCTGGCCGTCGCGGAAGGAACCGATTTGGCTTTGCGTTCGGCCGACATCATCCTGGTCCGCGACGATCTGTCGGTGCTGCCGGACGCGATCCGTCTCGCTCAGCGGACATTGCGCACGATCCGGGGCAATCTCGTCTGGGCGTTCGGGTACAACGTGGCCGCGTTGCCGCTTGCCGCGTGCGGACTGCTGAATCCGCTGATCGCGGGGGCCGCGATGTCGCTGTCGTCGGTGCTGGTGGTGGCCAACAGCTTGCGGCTGCGGAATTTCGCGCCCGGCCGCTGA